CAACATTTTTCACCTGCCGAAAAATGGTAAAATGTTGATTTTGATACATCGCTTCTATGCATCTACAAAATTTTGAATATGATTTTCCAATGCTACAGTAGGCAGGGGACACAGGGGGTCAGATCTCTACTTTCTACATAAATCTTAAAGATAATGCAAATTATCAACGGTTGTGTAGTATTGACATATTACAAAATTCGGGTAGAATATCCTTATTAGAGGATACATAATGAAAATTTCTAAGTCCGAAATCCGAAATTCTAAACAATATCTAAATCCCAATGCTACAAACTTCAAATATTATTCAGTTTGGAATTTTGAATTTGGAATTTGTTTTGGATTTCGAAATTCGTATTTCGGATTTTACTATACTGCTGGTGCAGATACGAGTTGGTATCATTGTGATGCATTGGGTTCGCCGCGGAAGATGACGAATGAATCGGGAAATGTGGTATGGACTGGTGCTTACCAGCCCTTTGGTGAGATGCTTGCAGGTGCAGGCAATGTGCATGGATTTACCCCGTTAGAAATCTCGACGCTTCTCACGGGGCAGGCAGGGAAAGAACTTGATGCAGAGATGGGACTCAACTACTTCTGCCAGCGGTATTATGATGCCCAGATTAAATTTTAAGAATTTCCATTCCATTTATGTTAAATACATTTTGCTACTAAATTGATTTTTGAAAATGGTTATCACTACAGATTTTTTATCCTCAAATAGGCTATTTTTAGTAATTACCAATAATTGAAAAGAAAAGGTGGAAAACTTAAGCAAATTAAAATATTGAAACTCATCATTAACCAGATATAATTTTTATATGACCAAAACGATTGACCTGAAGATTGAGAAATTAAATCTTGGTGCGCAGGGGATTGGGTATATAAATGGCAAAGTCTGTTTTGTGGACTTTGTTATACCGGGCGAAGAAGTCAAGGCAGATATCATTGTTGAAAAAAAAGATTATAATGTTGCACGGGTTGTTGAAATTATTAAATCATCACCTGCAAGGGTTGAGCCACTTTGTTCGGTTTTTGGATTATGTGGTGGATGCCAGATGCAGCATATTGATTATAATAAACAAATAGAATTAAAGAGAGAAATCCTTATTGATACTTTAAGACATATCGGAAAGATTGAATATAGTGATATTAAAGTTTTTTATAACCAACCCTGGTATTATCGTAATCGTGCCCAATTGCCTGTGCAGAAAAATAAAGAATTAAAAATTGGATATTTTAAAAAAGGAACGCATGAAGTCGTAAGTCATAATATCTGTTGTATCAATCAAAAAGAGATTAACAGTGTAGTTGAGATTCTGCGCGGGCGTATAAAAAAATCAAATATAGAAATTTATAATGAATCCAGACATAAGGGAAATTTGAGACATATAATAGTCAAAAGAGGGACAAATACCGGGCAGATATTCATAACATTTGTGACGAAAGAAAAAACGCTACCCGGGATACTTTATACAGGGCTCTTAAATGAATGTAAAGAAATTGTTGGTGTCAGTCAAAATATAAATACGAAAAGGACAAATAGAATCTTTGGTGAAAAAAATATTATAATTTCTGGAAATTCTTTTTACGAAGAAATACTTGACGGTAAAAGATTTCAGGTCGGTCCTACATCTTTTTTTCAGGTGAATACTCGGGTTTTTGAACAGATTATAAAAAAAATTAAGCAGGAAATTCAAGGTCCAATAGTAATTGACCTTTATGCAGGTGTGGGTGTAATAGGTATATGTGTGGCAGAGCTTTGTAATAAATTAATAGCGATTGAAGAAAATCCTAATTCGGTAAAAGAAGGAATAAATAATGCGAATCTGAATGGTGTTGACAATATTGATTTTATTGAAGGAAGGGTTGAAGACAAAATTTGCTCAGTTAGAGAATGTGATACTTTGATAATGGACCCACCAAGAAAAGGCGTGGGTGAGAGCGTGATACAGTATTTTAAAGATATGAATGTGAAAAAAGTTGTTTATCTCTCCTGCAATCCGGCAACCCTTGCCCGGGATGCAAATTTGATAATAAAGAACGGTTATAAAATAAAAAATGTTTACCTTTTTGATATGTTTCCCCAGACCTATCACATTGAATCATTAACGATATTTTACAATTCTTGATTTAAGGAAAACTTTGATTATAATTCGGTATGGTATTGTTGTCTTTTATAATCATATCCTGGTTTGATTGGAGGGTTTTAAAGACAGACAATTTTATTATTATTTATAAACCGGGTTATGAATACGAGGCATCCCAGACCTTAAAAAATCTTGAATACTATAGGAATGATGTAGTTAAACTCACAGGAAACTATCCCCGTCAACTTCCTATAGTCATAGAAGATATAGGAATTTTGAGTAATGGTTATGCCGACCCATTTTTCTATAATATTCATATTTTTACCAATCCCCCCAATTTTGATTATTATCTTGAAGGAACTGAGGATTGGTTCAGAAATGTAAGCGTCCATGAGTTCACCCATATTGCTCATCTAACCAAGACCAGCGGTTTGCCCAAGTTACTTACTGGTGCTTTTGGTTCGCTATTTCAGCCAAATATGTATTCACCAGGTTGGATTATTGAGGGAATTACGGTCTATTCTGAATCGCAAATTTCACCTTATGAGGGAAGATTAAATGACGGTTTTTTTGATAACTATCTTGGTTTAAGGGCAAGTAAAAATAAATGTCCTACAATTGTTGAGGTAACGAATGAACCATTATCATTTCCTTACGGAGGAATTTATTTATACGGTGGTGAATTCTTTGATTTTTTATCTGATAAATATGGTCAGGATAGATTTGCCCGATTTTTCAATATTTATGGCTCCTACCCATGGGCACCATTCTCCGCATTACTTCCTATTCTGGGACCAGACCTTGCGGCATTAAGTACCTACAGTCGAACATTTCCCACACTTTTTTCTGAATGGCATCGTTATCTCAAAAGTAAAACAGTAGCGGAAAATTATGATGCTACAAGATTGACCAAAGACGGCTGGTACATATCTTCTCTGGTGAATTATCGAGACAAAATATACTATGTCCGCGAGAAACCAATCAAGATTAACGGATTTACATACGAAGTGTTGGTCCAGTTGATGGAATATGATTTGCAGAAAAAGAAGGAGAGGGTGTTTGCGACAATTAATAGTTGGTTGACGGCAAAAATGAGATTGTATAATAACAATTTATATTTTTGTTCAGCAGAGATAAAGCGTGCAAAAAATGCATATTTAAATGGATTTGGGATAACATCAGTTTTAAAAAGAATAAATTTAGAAACTAAAAAATCTGAAAATTTGTTAAAGGATGATATCAGGACTTTTTGTGTTTTGAATGATTCGACAATTCTTTATGCCAAAAATAAACAGACAGGATACGGCTCTGAAATTTGTTTATATAATAAAAGCGGCAAAAAGAAACTTCAGGAAAGTGAAATGTTGATAAACGATATTGAAACAAATGGAAAGTGGATTGTTGTTTCTGCAAAAAAGCAATTTGAAAACACGGATTTGTATACTTTTGATATGGATGGGGGAAGTTTTAATCCAATTATTACTACGCCCTGGACCGAAGGAAACTTGTATTTTATTGGTGAAGACCTGCTCGGTTTTATTGCAAACTATGATGGAAAACATTATGCCTATGCGGTTAATCTTAACAATCCCGAACAGATATTGCGCTATACAGAAGAAGGATTTACTAATGCCTTCGTCGTTCTGGATAATACTTTAATTTTTAGTGGTTTGAACATAGATGGTTTTGACATTTATGAAACAAAGTGCAAGCCAGAACTGTACTATATAAAAGACTATGAATACACACAGAAACCGGATTTCAATTCACTAAATATGCAAACAAAAAACGGTAATTATTTTGATATCGCAAAGACGCTTTATCCCTCAGTCCGCTTGCCAATTTTTCTGCCCGTGGATTCAACTTTTAAAAAATGGCTTTACAGTGCGGTTATTGCTGGTTTTGAAGCAACAGGGGAACACTCGTATTTAACTTGGATTGGTTATGACCAACTGAATGACGAACCTTTGTTGATGACAACAATCCAGTCTTATTTCTTTAGCCCACTTTCGGTTGGACTTTTTTACAATCTTGGTAATAGTTTTAGTATAATGTCTTATTATCCGCTTTACAGAAGTTTAGGCTATGGAATATCAAATGTCACATTCGGACTTTCATTTAATTCGTTTGATGATTTTATCCGAAAGGAAATTATACCAAGATTTTCTTTAACTGCAAGGCTACCTTATTCTACATATTTTGGAGATTTATCTATACCCCTGGAAAGGATAGGGTTTAATTCATCAATCAACCGCACCTGTTTCAATGGTGTTCTCGGATTTAACAAGATTATGTTTGGTGGCGAATTACGAACATATATTAATGGTTTCTACGACCCCCAGAATCCCGATACTCCATCGGTTTCAATCCGTGGCTATAATTCTGTCAATGTTCCTGAGGGAACAATATTCACTGCCGAATATTCCCACACATTATTTAAATTAAGAAAAGGGTTCTGGAATCCGAATATTTATTTTGAGGACCTGTTTGGGATAATTTTCTTTGATTATGCAATATTTCCCGAAAAAGATAATTATTACAGTTTTGGAATAGAACTTTCCTTAGAAACAAAAATGTGTTTTAATTTCCTACAATTTTTACCTCGGATTGGTGTGGCAATCAATGGAGATAAGGAGATAAAAGCAATATTGGATGTTAAGACTTCAACTGCGCTGTTTCATCCTTGACTTGATTGATATTTATAGATAGACTGAAATATGAATGGTATATATCTACACCTTGTTTTGAAAGAGATAAGTCGTTTAATTATAAACAAATTTATTCACAGGGTTTCTGCTCAGGACAGATTAATTCAGGTTGAATTTGATGATGACTCATTATTTGTTTCACTTTATCCTCAAGCCTTAGGGTTATACATAGGAAATAAGAATAGCAAATTTTTGAAGTTGAATGTTTTTGATGAACATTTAGAAGGAGTGCACATCACACATATTCAGCAGATTGGTTTTGCACCAGTTGTTGATTTGTTTTTAGAAAGAGTTGAATATGGACAGCGAATTTCTTTTAAAATTAGATTATCATTTTATAAAGAAGGGCCAAATCTTTCACTTTTTCTTGATAAAACAAGAAGAGATTTATTCCTTAGATATATTGAAAAGACACCCAAAGATTCTATTTTTAATGTCACACTTCCCAACCTGGAAAGTAAAGAATTACTTATAAAAAATTTTGAAGGAATAGATAAATCACTTGCTCAGGAATTGAATCAGGGGACACTTGAAAATTTAAAAAATATTATTAATGGTGCGCCACATAAACCAAGAGTTATATCAATCCAACCATTGAAGATAAGTCTATTTGCTGATAAGTTTATTCGTGAATATGATTCGTGGAACGAATTATTTAAAGAAGAAATAACTTTTTATGTTGAGCAGAAAAACAAAATTTCAATAGAGAACAAAACAAAAAACGCAATAATTAAGATTGAACAAAAAATTGCAAGATTAAAGAAAGAAATTGCGGATAAAGAAGTAGTTGAATTTTACCGGATTGCCGGAGAATTGATTTTGATGAATATTTCCAAGATTAAAAAAGGCATGGAAAAAATCAAATTATTTGATCCATATTCACAAAAGGATATAGAAATCAAATTAAACCCAGTTAAAGATGCTTATAAAAATGCCGAGGAATATTTTAAAAAATATAAAAAGATGAAAAGAGGAATACCAAAAATAGAGGAGAGGATAAAGAAATTAGAAAAAGAGATTAACTTACTTAAATCTGGTGTAGAGATAAAAAAACATATTTCTAAAAGTGCTGACGCGAAATTGGTCAAAGAAAAGAAAACTTCACCTTTTCGTGAATTCGTTCTTGATTCTGGTTCACATATCTATGTTGGGAAAGATGCACGAACAAATATGGAATTGACTTTCAAATTTGCCCAGCCCGATGACTATTTTTTCCATATCCGTGGTTATGAAGGTGCACATACTATATTAAGACCGGTTTTGAAAAAAGGTCAGAATGTAAGAAAAGATGATATAGAAAAGGCAGCGGCGATTGCTGCTTATTTCAGTAAGGCAAAAAATCAAAAAAATATTCCTGTCTCATATACCCAGAGAAAATATTTGAAGAAGAGCAAAAAAGGGAAATTAGGATCTGTGATATTGATGAGGGAAAATGTAATTTTCGTTGATCCAGCTTTACCTTCTGATGCTCAGGATTGATATTATCCCTGCGGTTGTGAAGACTATATTAGGCAACCAGGCAGAAATGACAGGATGCATAATTCCAGTATAACCATAGGCGCGACAGGATTGAATAAATCCCCAATAAACAAATGCCAGAACAATGCTTATCCCCAGTCCTATTGCAACACCACCACGACGGAGCACGACTGAAATCGGAAGACAGATTAAGAGTAGAATCAGGGTTATTAGTGGAAATGAGAAGCGATAGTTTAACTCCACATTTTCTTTTGCTACATCTTCGCCGGCGCGTAGCCGCTTTTTAACAAATTGTGATAATTCAATGAAATTCATCTCTTCAACTGGTTTAGGTAAACGTGCGAAATCAATCGGTTTTTCTTTCAATTCCAGCATATCAAGAATTGTAAAATGATTTATTTGTTCATTATCAAGGGTGTCAAAATCTCTGACAGTCGCATTATTAAACTGCCAGTGGCCAATAAATTTCGCTCCTTTAGCATCAATCCTTTTTATAATATGCCTTTTCTCATCAATCTTCCATAGCATAATATTATTTAATGTCGAATCTCTGGGGTTAAATTCTTTAATATAGTAAATCCAGTTATTTTCGCCATAATAAAAAAAATTATAGCGTTTTGTTTCAGAAGGTAACGGTCTTTTATCAATTTTTGTCGTTTTGTGTTTTGAAAGTTTTGACTGTGACCATACCATAACGGTTTCCTGAAAAATAAATGTAAAGATAGAAATAAAAAACCCGGTTATTAGAATTAAAATAAATAGATTATTTAAGTCCATACCCTGTGCCTTTAGAGCGATGATTTCACGATATTTGGTCATATAACCGAAGATAAAAAATACACCGATTATTGCGGCAACAGGTATTAACAAAACAGTATAAGAAGGAATTAGATAAAGATAATAAATCAAGATATCTTTAAACGGGATATTCCTTGATAAATATCTACCGAGATTATCAAATAAATTTATAATTATATAGATAAATATGAGTATAATAAGCGAAAAGAAAAGATAGCGTAGGAAATTGCTTAAAACATATTTATAAATTATCTTCATATTTTCTTTTTGAATAATGGTAACCGTTCATATTCGGCAAGGTAGAAAAGGAGAATTCCGGGGATGAGTAATATAATATTGGGTAGCCACATTGCCCAGAATGGAGAAAAATTTCTACGGTCTGCGAACTCTTCACCGGTTAAAAAGAGGATATAATAAGCAGAGAATAACAGAATCCCGAGCAATAATCCAGCAATACCCCCTTTTCTGAATAGATAACCAAGCGGTGCGCCCATAATTAAAAAGACCAGGCAGGCAAAGGCAAGTGAAATTTTTTTATTCACTTCAATTAAATACCGTGCACGATTTCTTAGTTTACTTTTTATTACTGAAATTTTTTGATCAATTTGAAATCGTATAACCTGGGTTTTTTCAATCTCTCCCTTGGTATATTTATCAATTGTGATTGTTCCAAGTTCATTGATTTCGGCTTTAATTTTATCAATTTCTGAAGATACCAATTTTATGTTTTTTATTAATCTTGGAAGGTTTAATTCATCATCACTGCGCACATTTCTTTCTT
The DNA window shown above is from candidate division WOR-3 bacterium and carries:
- a CDS encoding RHS domain-containing protein, which translates into the protein MKISKSEIRNSKQYLNPNATNFKYYSVWNFEFGICFGFRNSYFGFYYTAGADTSWYHCDALGSPRKMTNESGNVVWTGAYQPFGEMLAGAGNVHGFTPLEISTLLTGQAGKELDAEMGLNYFCQRYYDAQIKF
- the rlmD gene encoding 23S rRNA (uracil(1939)-C(5))-methyltransferase RlmD, yielding MTKTIDLKIEKLNLGAQGIGYINGKVCFVDFVIPGEEVKADIIVEKKDYNVARVVEIIKSSPARVEPLCSVFGLCGGCQMQHIDYNKQIELKREILIDTLRHIGKIEYSDIKVFYNQPWYYRNRAQLPVQKNKELKIGYFKKGTHEVVSHNICCINQKEINSVVEILRGRIKKSNIEIYNESRHKGNLRHIIVKRGTNTGQIFITFVTKEKTLPGILYTGLLNECKEIVGVSQNINTKRTNRIFGEKNIIISGNSFYEEILDGKRFQVGPTSFFQVNTRVFEQIIKKIKQEIQGPIVIDLYAGVGVIGICVAELCNKLIAIEENPNSVKEGINNANLNGVDNIDFIEGRVEDKICSVRECDTLIMDPPRKGVGESVIQYFKDMNVKKVVYLSCNPATLARDANLIIKNGYKIKNVYLFDMFPQTYHIESLTIFYNS
- a CDS encoding NFACT RNA binding domain-containing protein → MNGIYLHLVLKEISRLIINKFIHRVSAQDRLIQVEFDDDSLFVSLYPQALGLYIGNKNSKFLKLNVFDEHLEGVHITHIQQIGFAPVVDLFLERVEYGQRISFKIRLSFYKEGPNLSLFLDKTRRDLFLRYIEKTPKDSIFNVTLPNLESKELLIKNFEGIDKSLAQELNQGTLENLKNIINGAPHKPRVISIQPLKISLFADKFIREYDSWNELFKEEITFYVEQKNKISIENKTKNAIIKIEQKIARLKKEIADKEVVEFYRIAGELILMNISKIKKGMEKIKLFDPYSQKDIEIKLNPVKDAYKNAEEYFKKYKKMKRGIPKIEERIKKLEKEINLLKSGVEIKKHISKSADAKLVKEKKTSPFREFVLDSGSHIYVGKDARTNMELTFKFAQPDDYFFHIRGYEGAHTILRPVLKKGQNVRKDDIEKAAAIAAYFSKAKNQKNIPVSYTQRKYLKKSKKGKLGSVILMRENVIFVDPALPSDAQD
- a CDS encoding LptF/LptG family permease, which produces MKIIYKYVLSNFLRYLFFSLIILIFIYIIINLFDNLGRYLSRNIPFKDILIYYLYLIPSYTVLLIPVAAIIGVFFIFGYMTKYREIIALKAQGMDLNNLFILILITGFFISIFTFIFQETVMVWSQSKLSKHKTTKIDKRPLPSETKRYNFFYYGENNWIYYIKEFNPRDSTLNNIMLWKIDEKRHIIKRIDAKGAKFIGHWQFNNATVRDFDTLDNEQINHFTILDMLELKEKPIDFARLPKPVEEMNFIELSQFVKKRLRAGEDVAKENVELNYRFSFPLITLILLLICLPISVVLRRGGVAIGLGISIVLAFVYWGFIQSCRAYGYTGIMHPVISAWLPNIVFTTAGIISILSIRR